A stretch of Pygocentrus nattereri isolate fPygNat1 chromosome 8, fPygNat1.pri, whole genome shotgun sequence DNA encodes these proteins:
- the LOC108424220 gene encoding C-terminal-binding protein 1 isoform X2 codes for MQGIRPPILNGPMHPRPLVALLDGRDCTVEMPILKDVATVAFCDAQSTQEIHEKVLNEAVAALLYHTITLSRDDLEKFKGLRVIVRIGSGFDNVDVKAAAELGIAVCNVPAASVEETADTSMCLILNLYRRVTWMHQALREGTRATSVEQIREVAGGAARIRGETLGIIGLGRVGQAVALRAKAFGFGVIFYDPYLAEGVERSLGLQRMATLQDLLIHSDCVSLHCSLNEHNHHLINDFTIKQMRQGAFLVNTARGGLVDEKALAQALKEGRIRGAALDVHETEPFSFSQGPLKDAPNLICTPHTSWYSEQASIEAREEAAREVRRAITGRIPDSLKNCVNKEYLMAASQWSSMEAATVHSELNGATAYRFPAGLIGVAPGGLPGAGAGVEGMVTGALPLAHAIAPVSHPPHTPSPGQPSKAEADRDVPSDQ; via the exons ATGCAAG GCATTCGCCCTCCTATCCTTAATGGGCCCATGCACCCCCGCCCACTAGTGGCATTGCTGGATGGCCGCGACTGCACAGTGGAGATGCCCATCCTGAAGGATGTGGCCACTGTTGCGTTCTGTGATGCGCAGTCCACTCAGGAGATCCACGAAAAg GTTCTTAATGAGGCTGTGGCTGCATTGCTGTACCACACCATCACACTCTCACGAGATGACCTTGAAAAGTTTAAAGGGCTTCGGGTCATTGTGCGAATCGGCAGCGGCTTTGACAACGTGGATGTCAAAGCTGCAGCAGAGCTTG GTATAGCAGTGTGTAATGTGCCAGCTGCATCTGTAGAGGAGACGGCAGACACTTCCATGTGTCTGATTTTGAACCTGTACCGCCGGGTCACCTGGATGCACCAGGCCTTGCGGGAGGGCACTCGAGCCACCAGCGTAGAGCAGATCAGGGAGGTGGCTGGAGGTGCTGCCCGCATTCGAGGAGAGACGTTGGGCATTATTGGCCTTG GGCGTGTGGGTCAGGCAGTGGCTTTGAGGGCAAAAGCCTTTGGTTTTGGAGTCATCTTTTATGACCCATACCTAGCTGAGGGGGTAGAGAGGTCACTTGGGCTCCAGCGAATGGCCACCCTGCAGGACCTGCTTATCCACTCAGACTGTGTATCCCTCCACTGCAGCCTGAACGAACACAACCACCACCTCATCAACGACTTCACCATCAAACAG ATGCGTCAGGGTGCATTCCTGGTCAACACTGCGCGAGGAGGGCTGGTAGATGAGAAAGCTCTGGCTCAGGCACTGAAAGAGGGAAGAATACGGGGAGCAGCTCTGGACGTCCATGAGACAGAGCCCTTTAG TTTCTCTCAGGGCCCTCTGAAGGATGCCCCTAATCTGATTTGCACCCCACACACATCCTGGTACAGTGAGCAGGCCTCCATTGAGGCAAGGGAGGAGGCAGCACGGGAAGTACGCAGAGCTATCACAG GTCGTATCCCAGATAGTCTGAAGAACTGTGTGAATAAGGAGTATCTGATGGCAGCTTCTCAGTGGTCATCTATGGAAGCTGCCACTGTGCATTCTGAACTCAATGGAGCTACAGCCTACAG GTTTCCTGCAGGTCTGATTGGTGTGGCCCCGGGTGGTCTGCCTGGTGCAGGGGCAGGAGTAGAAGGAATGGTGACAGGGGCTCTGCCTCTGGCCCATGCCATTGCACCAGTTTCACACCCACCACACACCCCCTCACCTGGGCAGCCATCGAAGGCAGAGGCTGACAGAGACGTCCCTTCTGACCAATAG
- the LOC108424220 gene encoding C-terminal-binding protein 1 isoform X1, which produces MALMDKHKVKRQRLDRICEGIRPPILNGPMHPRPLVALLDGRDCTVEMPILKDVATVAFCDAQSTQEIHEKVLNEAVAALLYHTITLSRDDLEKFKGLRVIVRIGSGFDNVDVKAAAELGIAVCNVPAASVEETADTSMCLILNLYRRVTWMHQALREGTRATSVEQIREVAGGAARIRGETLGIIGLGRVGQAVALRAKAFGFGVIFYDPYLAEGVERSLGLQRMATLQDLLIHSDCVSLHCSLNEHNHHLINDFTIKQMRQGAFLVNTARGGLVDEKALAQALKEGRIRGAALDVHETEPFSFSQGPLKDAPNLICTPHTSWYSEQASIEAREEAAREVRRAITGRIPDSLKNCVNKEYLMAASQWSSMEAATVHSELNGATAYRFPAGLIGVAPGGLPGAGAGVEGMVTGALPLAHAIAPVSHPPHTPSPGQPSKAEADRDVPSDQ; this is translated from the exons ATGGCTCTAATGGACAAACACAAAGTCAAGCGACAGAGACTGGATCGCATCTGTGAAG GCATTCGCCCTCCTATCCTTAATGGGCCCATGCACCCCCGCCCACTAGTGGCATTGCTGGATGGCCGCGACTGCACAGTGGAGATGCCCATCCTGAAGGATGTGGCCACTGTTGCGTTCTGTGATGCGCAGTCCACTCAGGAGATCCACGAAAAg GTTCTTAATGAGGCTGTGGCTGCATTGCTGTACCACACCATCACACTCTCACGAGATGACCTTGAAAAGTTTAAAGGGCTTCGGGTCATTGTGCGAATCGGCAGCGGCTTTGACAACGTGGATGTCAAAGCTGCAGCAGAGCTTG GTATAGCAGTGTGTAATGTGCCAGCTGCATCTGTAGAGGAGACGGCAGACACTTCCATGTGTCTGATTTTGAACCTGTACCGCCGGGTCACCTGGATGCACCAGGCCTTGCGGGAGGGCACTCGAGCCACCAGCGTAGAGCAGATCAGGGAGGTGGCTGGAGGTGCTGCCCGCATTCGAGGAGAGACGTTGGGCATTATTGGCCTTG GGCGTGTGGGTCAGGCAGTGGCTTTGAGGGCAAAAGCCTTTGGTTTTGGAGTCATCTTTTATGACCCATACCTAGCTGAGGGGGTAGAGAGGTCACTTGGGCTCCAGCGAATGGCCACCCTGCAGGACCTGCTTATCCACTCAGACTGTGTATCCCTCCACTGCAGCCTGAACGAACACAACCACCACCTCATCAACGACTTCACCATCAAACAG ATGCGTCAGGGTGCATTCCTGGTCAACACTGCGCGAGGAGGGCTGGTAGATGAGAAAGCTCTGGCTCAGGCACTGAAAGAGGGAAGAATACGGGGAGCAGCTCTGGACGTCCATGAGACAGAGCCCTTTAG TTTCTCTCAGGGCCCTCTGAAGGATGCCCCTAATCTGATTTGCACCCCACACACATCCTGGTACAGTGAGCAGGCCTCCATTGAGGCAAGGGAGGAGGCAGCACGGGAAGTACGCAGAGCTATCACAG GTCGTATCCCAGATAGTCTGAAGAACTGTGTGAATAAGGAGTATCTGATGGCAGCTTCTCAGTGGTCATCTATGGAAGCTGCCACTGTGCATTCTGAACTCAATGGAGCTACAGCCTACAG GTTTCCTGCAGGTCTGATTGGTGTGGCCCCGGGTGGTCTGCCTGGTGCAGGGGCAGGAGTAGAAGGAATGGTGACAGGGGCTCTGCCTCTGGCCCATGCCATTGCACCAGTTTCACACCCACCACACACCCCCTCACCTGGGCAGCCATCGAAGGCAGAGGCTGACAGAGACGTCCCTTCTGACCAATAG